A stretch of Triticum aestivum cultivar Chinese Spring chromosome 1D, IWGSC CS RefSeq v2.1, whole genome shotgun sequence DNA encodes these proteins:
- the LOC123180425 gene encoding disease resistance protein RGA5 — MEAALVTVSTGVMKPLLSKLFKLLLDEHRKLKGVRRDAKFIGDELRSMKAALEVLADEEQLEPPMRIWRDDVRELSYDMEDCIDGFVAHVDHELDGRTMLKKFVDMLKKPKHRYQAASEIGKLKARATEASERHKRYNIIRPTPCISTCAIDPRLPALYAEVDELVGIDGPKDDIIDWFQWEATSTQPQVLSIVGSGGLGKTTLAKQVYHALESQFSCAAFVSVSRNPDMRKILRDIAQGVGFTDSPPDDDVQQLISKLRQHLKDERYFIVIDDVWSTDVWETIRLVLLNNNNHGSRIITTTRNTEVASCCSSGGGHVYKMEPLTFDDSKRLFFRRAFGPENLCHPHLEKVSNDILRKCSGLPLAIITVSSLLADQHEDEWKRVLAAIGSALAKDSGADKMTKILSLSYFDLPHHLRACLLYLSIFPEDSAIWKRHLIHKWIAEGFIHEKQGRNRYEIGESYFNELINRSLIQPVGATFSQVESCQVHDIILDFITCKAAEENFVTKFSDVEDGQNSCYSVRRLFVGNNSNEKVAISAPILSHVRSLIIYAHAPQVSLLAFPVLRVLDLGKCWWLEEHHVANIEKLLLLKYLSLANVTLLPKKFGELQYLETLDITNTRILEMPLAVTSLQRLASLNVHYHIRFPDGMIGKMQSLEELEAFGVHSYEQGKPLEEFSQLTKMWRLKVQLGMFELWEGTGQIEDLHGYLGTLVSSCNLRRLNISKLSSNVLAVKTYFPLSLESWCPTTPCSLQELHITYCFIDKVPNWMSLLRNLRELEIYVVSVRPEDVRILGSIPTLLILKLKTFSSTDGRILIHGFSNLKYFHLELLHCGTSLEFEEGSMPRLEHLELEFRVHQMDCLNGSPNFGIQHLSALRKVEVCILCNFGNRDNPLAGLECCFGKFIGMIIEADIEALPNCSSFLLQYGHVPFGNVACEHYTKIVETDCEKEDEAGRGKVGSAGAPHWHVGENYFRMSFG; from the exons ATGGAGGCTGCTCTTGTCACCGTTTCCACGGGGGTGATGAAGCCCCTCCTGTCCAAGCTCTTCAAGCTGCTGCTGGACGAGCACCGGAAGCTCAAAGGCGTCCGCCGTGACGCCAAGTTCATAGGAGACGAGCTTCGCAGCATGAAGGCTGCACTGGAGGTGCTTGCGGATGAAGAACAACTTGAACCTCCGATGAGAATTTGGCGGGATGATGTCCGTGAGCTTTCCTATGACATGGAAGATTGCATTGATGGCTTCGTGGCTCATGTCGACCATGAGCTCGATGGACGTACCATGCTCAAGAAGTTCGTTGACATGTTGAAGAAGCCCAAACATCGCTATCAGGCTGCTAGTGAGATAGGTAAACTCAAGGCCCGTGCAACTGAGGCAAGCGAGAGGCACAAGAGGTATAATATCATCCGGCCAACACCTTGCATTAGCACTTGTGCCATTGACCCCCGGCTGCCGGCGCTTTACGCGGAGGTTGATGAACTTGTTGGCATTGATGGTCCTAAGGACGATATCATCGACTGGTTTCAGTGGGAGGCTACTTCTACGCAGCCTCAAGTGCTGTCTATTGTTGGTTCTGGTGGTCTTGGTAAGACTACTCTAGCAAAGCAAGTCTATCATGCATTGGAAAGCCAATTTTCATGTGCAGCTTTTGTGTCGGTTTCTCGAAATCCTGATATGAGAAAGATTCTAAGAGATATTGCTCAAGGAGTGGGGTTCACAGACAGCCCACCGGATGATGATGTGCAACAATTGATCAGTAAACTCAGGCAGCATCTTAAAGACGAAAG GTACTTTATTGTAATTGATGATGTGTGGAGCACGGACGTATGGGAAACTATCAGGCTTGTATTATTGAATAATAATAACCATGGGAGTAGAATTATCACTACAACACGTAATACTGAAGTCGCATCATGTTGTTCTTCGGGTGGTGGTCATGTTTATAAAATGGAACCCCTTACGTTTGATGACTCTAAAAGGTTGTTTTTTAGAAGAGCATTTGGTCCTGAGAATTTATGCCATCCTCATCTGGAAAAGGTCTCTAATGACATATTAAGAAAATGTTCTGGCCTACCATTGGCTATTATTACTGTGTCTAGTTTGTTGGCTGATCAGCATGAAGATGAATGGAAGAGAGTGTTAGCTGCTATTGGTTCTGCACTTGCAAAAGATTCTGGTGCTGATAAGATGACAAAGATATTATCTCTGAGCTACTTTGATCTTCCTCACCATCTGAGAGCCTGTTTGTTGTACTTGAGTATATTTCCAGAAGATTCTGCTATCTGGAAACGACATTTGATACATAAATGGATTGCTGAAGGATTCATTCATGAGAAACAAGGGCGAAATCGATATGAAATAGGTGAGAGTTATTTTAACGAGCTCATTAATAGAAGCTTGATCCAACCGGTTGGTGCAACATTTAGCCAGGTAGAGTCATGCCAAGTTCATGATATCATTCTGGATTTCATCACATGCAAAGCTGCCGAAGAGAACTTTGTCACTAAATTCAGTGATGTAGAGGATGGGCAAAATTCATGTTACAGTGTCCGGAGGCTTTTTGTCGGAAATAACAGTAATGAAAAGGTTGCCATATCAGCCCCGATTCTCTCTCATGTTCGGTCGCTCATTATATATGCGCATGCCCCTCAAGTTTCTTTGTTGGCTTTCCCAGTTCTTCGTGTCTTGGACCTAGGAAAGTGCTGGTGGTTAGAAGAGCACCATGTTGCAAATATTGAAAAGCTACTTCTTCTGAAGTATCTGAGTCTTGCAAATGTTACGCTCCTCCccaaaaaatttggagaactgcaGTATTTGGAAACACTGGACATAACAAATACCAGAATTCTAGAAATGCCATTGGCTGTTACAAGCCTCCAACGGCTGGCCAGTCTAAATGTTCATTACCACATTAGATTTCCGGATGGAATGATTGGTAAGATGCAAAGCTTGGAAGAGCTAGAGGCGTTCGGTGTCCACTCCTATGAACAAGGGAAGCCACTAGAAGAATTCAGCCAGCTAACCAAGATGTGGAGGTTGAAAGTACAGCTGGGGATGTTTGAATTGTGGGAAGGAACAGGTCAAATTGAGGACCTTCACGGTTACTTGGGAACATTAGTATCTTCATGCAACCTTCGTCGTCTAAATATATCCAAGCTAAGCTCGAACGTCTTAGCTGTCAAAACTTACTTTCCACTGTCACTGGAGTCGTGGTGTCCGACTACTCCCTGCAGCCTTCAGGAGCTTCACATAACATACTGTTTCATTGACAAGGTTCCAAACTGGATGAGCTTGCTCCGCAATCTTAGAGAATTAGAAATCTATGTCGTCAGTGTGAGACCAGAAGATGTTAGGATCCTTGGGTCAATACCAACTTTGCTTATCCTCAAACTAAAGACTTTCAGTAGCACTGATGGAAGAATTCTCATTCATGGGTTCagcaatttgaaatatttccatTTGGAACTCCTTCATTGTGGGACCTCACTGGAGTTTGAAGAGGGATCAATGCCAAGGCTTGAGCACCTGGAGCTGGAGTTCCGTGTGCATCAGATGGATTGCCTGAATGGTTCTCCCAATTTCGGTATCCAACACCTCTCTGCCCTCCGCAAAGTTGAGGTCTGTATTTTGTGCAACTTTGGCAATAGAGACAATCCGTTGGCAGGTTTAGAATGCTGCTTTGGCAAATTCATTGGAATGATTATTGAAGCTGACATCGAGGCGCTTCCCAATTGTTCCAGTTTCCTTTTACAATATGGACATGTACCATTCGGAAACGTGGCCTGCGAACATTACACAAAAATT GTGGAGACAGACTGTGAGAAGGAAGATGAAGCAGGACGAGGAAAAGTTGGGAGTGCAGGAGCACCCCACTGGCATGTGGGAGAAAATTACTTTCGAATGTCATTTGGTTAA